A stretch of the Vitis riparia cultivar Riparia Gloire de Montpellier isolate 1030 chromosome 13, EGFV_Vit.rip_1.0, whole genome shotgun sequence genome encodes the following:
- the LOC117927606 gene encoding serine/threonine-protein kinase OXI1-like, producing MIDHNHHGDVPMLDLPCLKALAALGRGAKGAVFLVEAEAGEERLALKAVSRKLVESKSKDNDKNGSNNDKESDYRRICFEQEALRRFRHPLLPRLHGIVCTDRIVGYAIDYCPGRDLNQLRKKQSEKMFSDDIIRFYAAELVLALEYLHGLGIVYRDLKPENVLIQGNGHLMLVDFDLSTKLSPKSPENPPPILKKPAQKPAKKTRLSSFHRLCNSGISSEKSDPALESERNSVRTESDSSAKSNSFVGTEEYVAPEIILGSGHDFAVDWWSLGVMLYEMLYGTTPFKGSNRKETFYRILAKAPELVGEATPLRDLIAKLLEKDPKQRIILEDIKGHDFFRGIEWDMVVEIGRPPYIPENEHVEGGFQVLDIESLVQEAFKIGDGDDNKKNSNNDNNNNNKEGSEKKGAWVEGLNHKSEINDFLIF from the exons ATGATTGACCACAACCACCATGGCGATGTTCCCATGCTCGATCTCCCCTGCCTGAAGGCGCTGGCCGCCCTCGGTCGCGGCGCCAAGGGCGCCGTGTTTCTGGTGGAGGCGGAGGCGGGGGAGGAGCGTCTGGCTTTGAAAGCCGTTTCCAGGAAGCTTGTGGAGAGCAAAAGCAAAGACAATGACAAGAATGGTAGTAATAATGATAAAGAGAGCGATTACAGGAGAATCTGCTTCGAACAAGAGGCTTTGAGGCGTTTTCGGCATCCACTTCTGCCTAGGCTTCATGGAATTGTGTGTACCGACAGGATCGTTGGATACGCCATTGATTACTGTCCTGGACGTGATCTCAATCAGCTCAGGAAGAAACAGtctgagaagatgttctctgaTGATATAATTAG gtttTATGCTGCGGAATTGGTGCTAGCATTGGAGTATTTGCATGGATTAGGGATTGTTTACAGAGATTTGAAGCCTGAGAATGTTCTCATCCAAGGAAACGGCCATCTCATGCTCGTCGACTTCGATCTTTCAACGAAACTCTCCCCGAAATCTCCCGAAAACCCACCTCCCATCCTCAAGAAACCGGCTCAGAAACCTGCCAAGAAAACACGGCTTTCATCATTCCACCGACTCTGCAACTCCGGCATCTCCTCCGAAAAGTCAGACCCAGCGTTGGAGTCGGAGCGGAACTCTGTACGGACAGAGTCGGACTCGTCGGCGAAGTCGAACTCGTTCGTAGGAACGGAGGAGTACGTGGCACCGGAGATAATCCTAGGCTCCGGCCACGACTTCGCCGTCGACTGGTGGAGTCTCGGGGTGATGCTATACGAGATGCTCTACGGAACGACGCCGTTTAAGGGGTCGAACAGAAAGGAAACCTTTTACAGGATTCTAGCGAAGGCGCCGGAGCTGGTGGGCGAAGCAACGCCGTTAAGGGACCTGATAGCAAAGCTCTTGGAAAAGGACCCAAAGCAGAGAATAATACTGGAGGACATCAAGGGCCACGATTTCTTCAGAGGGATCGAGTGGGACATGGTGGTGGAAATCGGACGGCCACCATACATTCCTGAGAATGAGCACGTGGAAGGGGGATTCCAGGTCCTTGATATCGAGTCGTTGGTACAGGAAGCATTTAAAATTGGAGACGGAGACGAtaacaagaaaaattcaaataatgataataataataataacaaggagGGAAGTGAGAAGAAAGGAGCGTGGGTTGAAGGGCTGAATCATAAGTCTGAAATTAacgattttttaattttttaa